The following proteins are encoded in a genomic region of Oryza brachyantha chromosome 11, ObraRS2, whole genome shotgun sequence:
- the LOC107305258 gene encoding vegetative cell wall protein gp1-like, whose protein sequence is MPPPSSAPRFASPRLDPPWTPATPFPASDTSAPDPDPSPPASSDGISSGENAVAGRTGFGSPSPAADSSLPTPPPTPTRFLRRGGLAAAASPPPRLLILYSQLRTEMEEVHSKIPTASLQHPEKLPSKQEWHFV, encoded by the exons atgcctcctccctcctccgccccgcgcttcgcctcgcctcgcctcgatCCCCCATGGACGCCGGCGACCCCCTTCCCCGCAAGCGACACCTCAGCCCCCGACCCCgacccctcgccgccggcctcctcggATGGGATCAGCTCCGGCGAGAACGCGGTGGCGGGGAGGACGGGGTTCGGTAGCCccagccccgccgccgactcctcgttgccgacgccgccgccgactccgacTCGGTTCCTGCGGCGAGGAGgcctagccgccgccgcatcgcccCCACCGAG ATTACTCATCTTGTACAG CCAGCTGAGAACAGAGATGGAAGAGGTGCACAGCAAAATTCCTACTGCAAGTTTGCAACACCCTGAAAAACTACCGTCCAAGCAAGAATGGCATTTTGTCTGA